A stretch of Paracoccus sp. MA DNA encodes these proteins:
- the gyrB gene encoding DNA topoisomerase (ATP-hydrolyzing) subunit B, whose protein sequence is MTEPAPQTSDYGADSIKVLKGLEAVRKRPGMYIGDTDDGSGLHHMVYEVVDNGIDEALAGHADFVRVKIHADSSVSVRDNGRGIPVDMHPTEGVSAAEVIMTQLHAGGKFDQNSYKVSGGLHGVGVSVVNALSDWLELRIWRGGKEHYARFENGDTVEHLRVVGEAGPGEKGTEVRFLASSKEDRPDGTFSNRDFSFKVLENRLRELAFLNSGVRIILEDERHAEPLRTELYYEGGVREFVKFIDRSKTPVMPEPIFIQGEKNGIGIEVAMWWNDSYHETVLPFTNNIPQRDGGTHLAGFRGALTRVINNYAQSNAQVRKEKVDFTGDDAREGLTCVLSVKVPDPKFSSQTKDKLVSSEVRPAVEGLVGEKLAEWFEENPAEAKSILGKIIEAALAREAARKARELTRRKTAMDVASLPGKLADCQEKDPALSELFIVEGDSAGGSAKQGRSRQNQAVLPLRGKILNVERARFDRMLSSDQIGTLITALGTGIGRDEFNLDKLRYHKIVIMTDADVDGAHIRTLLLTFFFRQMPELIEAGHLYIAQPPLYKVSRGRSEVYLKDEAALEDYLIEQGIDGASLRLGNGETLSGADLARVVEEARTARRVLRAYPTHYPAHITEQAAIAGALVQGRVDADAQGVANAVAQRLDMIAEEYERGWTGRPTQDAGIRLTRLLRGVEESRTLDGPMLRSAESRRLGAMTDALHEIYGQTAHLIRKDRDIPIHGPISLLQAIFLEGEKGLSLQRYKGLGEMNPEQLWETTLDPAARTMLQVRIEDLSEADDIFTKLMGDVVEPRRDFIQQNALSVENLDI, encoded by the coding sequence ATGACCGAACCCGCCCCCCAGACCTCCGATTACGGCGCCGATTCCATCAAGGTTCTCAAGGGCCTGGAAGCGGTGCGCAAGCGTCCCGGCATGTATATCGGCGATACCGACGACGGCTCGGGCCTGCATCACATGGTCTATGAGGTCGTGGACAACGGCATCGACGAGGCGCTGGCCGGTCATGCCGATTTCGTGCGCGTGAAGATCCATGCCGACAGCAGCGTCTCGGTGCGCGACAACGGCCGCGGCATTCCGGTGGACATGCACCCGACCGAGGGCGTCTCGGCGGCCGAGGTCATCATGACCCAGCTGCATGCCGGGGGGAAGTTCGACCAGAACAGCTACAAGGTCTCGGGCGGCTTGCACGGCGTCGGCGTCTCGGTGGTGAACGCGCTGTCGGACTGGCTGGAGCTGCGCATCTGGCGGGGCGGCAAGGAACATTACGCCCGCTTCGAGAACGGCGACACCGTCGAGCACCTGCGCGTCGTCGGCGAGGCCGGGCCCGGCGAGAAGGGCACTGAGGTGCGCTTCCTCGCCTCGTCCAAGGAGGACCGGCCGGACGGCACCTTCTCGAACCGCGACTTCAGCTTCAAGGTGCTGGAGAACCGGCTGCGGGAGCTGGCCTTCCTGAACTCGGGCGTGCGCATCATCCTGGAGGATGAGCGCCATGCCGAACCGCTGCGGACCGAGCTTTACTATGAAGGCGGCGTGCGGGAATTCGTGAAGTTCATCGACCGTTCCAAGACCCCGGTCATGCCCGAGCCGATCTTCATCCAGGGCGAGAAGAACGGCATCGGCATCGAGGTGGCGATGTGGTGGAACGACAGCTATCACGAGACGGTGCTGCCCTTCACCAACAACATCCCGCAGCGCGACGGCGGCACCCATCTGGCCGGCTTCCGCGGCGCGCTGACCCGCGTCATCAACAATTACGCCCAGTCGAACGCCCAGGTCCGCAAGGAAAAGGTCGATTTCACCGGCGACGACGCGCGCGAGGGGCTGACCTGCGTGCTGTCGGTCAAGGTGCCGGACCCGAAATTCTCCAGCCAGACCAAGGACAAGCTCGTCTCCTCCGAGGTGCGCCCGGCGGTCGAGGGGCTGGTGGGCGAGAAGCTGGCCGAATGGTTCGAGGAAAACCCGGCCGAGGCCAAGTCGATCCTCGGCAAGATCATCGAGGCGGCGCTGGCCCGCGAGGCGGCGCGCAAGGCCCGCGAGCTGACCCGGCGCAAGACGGCGATGGACGTGGCCAGCCTGCCCGGCAAGCTGGCGGATTGCCAGGAAAAGGACCCGGCGCTGTCAGAGCTGTTCATCGTCGAGGGCGACTCGGCCGGCGGCTCGGCCAAGCAGGGCCGTTCGCGCCAGAACCAGGCGGTGCTGCCCCTGCGCGGCAAGATCCTGAACGTGGAACGGGCGCGCTTCGACCGGATGCTGTCCAGCGACCAGATCGGCACGCTGATCACCGCGCTGGGGACCGGCATCGGCCGGGACGAGTTCAACCTGGACAAGCTGCGCTACCACAAGATCGTCATCATGACCGATGCCGACGTGGACGGCGCGCATATCCGCACGCTTCTGCTGACCTTCTTCTTCCGGCAGATGCCGGAGCTGATCGAGGCCGGGCATCTCTATATCGCCCAGCCGCCGCTCTACAAGGTCAGCCGCGGCCGGTCCGAGGTCTATCTGAAGGACGAGGCGGCGCTGGAGGATTACCTGATCGAGCAGGGCATCGACGGCGCCAGCCTGCGGCTGGGCAATGGCGAAACCCTCAGCGGCGCCGACCTGGCCCGGGTGGTCGAAGAGGCCCGCACCGCGCGGCGCGTGCTGCGCGCCTATCCGACGCATTACCCGGCGCATATCACCGAACAGGCCGCCATCGCCGGCGCGCTGGTGCAGGGCCGGGTCGATGCCGATGCGCAGGGCGTGGCCAATGCCGTGGCGCAGCGCCTGGACATGATCGCCGAGGAATACGAGCGCGGCTGGACCGGCCGCCCGACTCAGGATGCCGGCATCCGCCTGACCCGGCTGCTGCGCGGGGTCGAGGAAAGCCGCACCCTGGACGGGCCGATGCTGCGCAGCGCCGAAAGCCGCCGGCTGGGCGCCATGACCGATGCGCTGCACGAGATCTATGGCCAGACCGCGCATCTGATCCGCAAGGACCGCGACATCCCCATCCACGGACCGATCAGCCTGTTGCAGGCCATCTTCCTGGAAGGCGAGAAGGGCCTGTCCTTGCAGCGTTACAAGGGCCTGGGCGAGATGAACCCGGAACAGCTGTGGGAGACCACGCTGGACCCGGCGGCGCGGACCATGCTGCAGGTGCGAATCGAGGATCTGAGCGAGGCCGACGACATCTTCACCAAGCTGATGGGCGATGTGGTCGAACCGCGTCGCGATTTCATCCAGCAGAACGCGCTGAGCGTGGAAAATCTGGACATCTGA
- a CDS encoding outer membrane protein, with protein sequence MCAVCVKTPRAAAVAASLVLGSALAANAGGYTPPVVDTGVVAPVIEAAPVGDWAGGYAGLTLGYAFGGDDEVGVDQPEVGTPASLEISGANAGLRLGYRWQRDRWVFGPELGYEGGKIEDSFSTGGYEAESEIKSVLALRMKTGYLTGNDILVYGIVGVARAKVDYRVEGDGDHGPIAVNDSYSKTGYIVGLGAEKKLTERLSLTGEYEYANFGKETLEDGLGASTRATPDFHNVKLGLNFKF encoded by the coding sequence ATGTGCGCTGTTTGTGTTAAGACCCCTCGCGCCGCCGCGGTCGCGGCCTCGCTGGTCCTTGGCTCGGCTCTGGCTGCGAATGCGGGCGGCTATACCCCCCCGGTCGTTGACACCGGCGTCGTGGCCCCGGTCATCGAGGCCGCCCCGGTTGGCGACTGGGCCGGCGGCTATGCCGGTCTGACGCTGGGCTATGCCTTCGGCGGCGACGACGAGGTCGGCGTGGACCAGCCCGAAGTCGGCACCCCCGCTTCGCTGGAGATCAGCGGGGCGAATGCCGGCCTGCGTCTCGGCTATCGCTGGCAAAGGGACCGCTGGGTCTTCGGCCCCGAACTGGGCTATGAAGGCGGCAAGATCGAGGACAGCTTCTCGACCGGCGGCTACGAGGCCGAATCGGAGATCAAGAGTGTTCTCGCCCTGCGCATGAAGACCGGCTATCTGACCGGCAATGACATCCTGGTCTACGGGATCGTCGGCGTCGCCCGCGCCAAGGTCGACTACCGCGTCGAGGGCGACGGGGACCATGGCCCGATCGCCGTCAACGACTCCTATTCGAAGACCGGCTACATCGTCGGCCTGGGTGCCGAGAAGAAGCTGACCGAACGCCTGTCGCTGACCGGCGAATACGAATATGCCAATTTCGGCAAGGAAACCCTGGAAGACGGCCTCGGCGCCTCGACCCGCGCCACCCCGGATTTCCACAATGTGAAACTGGGTCTGAACTTCAAGTTCTGA
- the pdeM gene encoding ligase-associated DNA damage response endonuclease PdeM: MSGYAFDFHGLRLEARASGALWWADGGWLIVADLHLGKSERLARRGGPLLPPYEGLATLERLAAEIAVLQPQRVVSLGDGFDDLAAAEALDPLVAASLARLAQGRGWLWIAGNHDPGAPSGIPGRVADSATLRRVALRHEPAEGPDIAGHFHPAVRLAGERRRAFLIGRDHLLLPAFGAYTGGLMHDDPALRALVPQGLAVACGARAIAMPLARR; the protein is encoded by the coding sequence ATGAGCGGATACGCCTTTGATTTCCATGGTTTGCGGCTTGAGGCGCGGGCCTCGGGCGCGCTGTGGTGGGCCGATGGTGGCTGGCTGATCGTGGCCGACCTGCACCTGGGCAAGTCCGAGCGTCTGGCCCGGCGCGGCGGTCCGCTTTTGCCGCCCTATGAAGGGCTGGCGACGCTGGAGCGGCTGGCGGCCGAGATCGCGGTTTTGCAGCCGCAGCGCGTCGTCAGCCTGGGCGACGGTTTCGACGATCTGGCGGCGGCCGAGGCGCTGGACCCGCTGGTGGCGGCTTCGCTGGCGCGGCTGGCGCAGGGGCGGGGCTGGCTGTGGATCGCCGGAAACCACGATCCCGGCGCGCCGTCGGGCATACCGGGGCGGGTGGCGGACAGTGCGACCCTGCGCCGCGTCGCGTTGCGGCACGAGCCGGCGGAAGGCCCTGACATCGCCGGGCATTTCCATCCCGCCGTGCGGCTGGCGGGCGAGCGCCGCCGCGCCTTTCTGATCGGGCGCGACCATCTGCTGCTGCCGGCCTTCGGCGCCTATACCGGCGGGTTGATGCATGACGATCCGGCACTGCGCGCGCTGGTGCCGCAGGGGCTGGCCGTTGCCTGCGGGGCCCGCGCCATCGCCATGCCGCTGGCCCGGCGCTGA
- a CDS encoding ligase-associated DNA damage response DEXH box helicase, whose translation MILPAAFQDWFARQGWQPHPHQLALLAAEGDSLLIAPTGGGKTLAGFLPSLVELAQAARPDGYLENREGRKGLHTLYVSPLKALTADIGRNLARPVAELGLGVRVEDRTGDTGQSQRRRQRIDPPEILLTTPESLALMLSYPEAPAIFGGLRRVVLDELHALAESKRGDQLMLGLARLRRLAPGLRVAGLSATVEDPQALAGFMAGAQPVTVVEADPGPDPDIAMLPTARPAPWSGGGGHHAIPEVLAAIREARTTIIFINTRAQAELFFQALWAQNDENLPIGLHHGSLAREQRARVEAAMAAGELRAVVATGSLDLGIDWGAVDLVIQVGAPKNVKRLVQRIGRANHRYNAPSKARIVPANRFEQIECVAALEAVRERDLDGDPRGPGPLDVLCQHIGLTACAAPFDADALYAEVVTAGPYRGLTRPDFDACLDFAATGGYALRAYDRWQRLMLRDGLWQLRDPRAAKLLRMNVGTIVEAEMVKVRLRGRGGVPLGEVEEGFAASLTPGDSFLIGGRVVRMDAMREMVIEVTPDPTRQPKIAVYSGVKLAMSTQLSHRVLALIGDPARHGALPEQTRDWLDLQARVSALPEPGLLLSESFPHAGLWHFALYGFAGRNALQTLGLLLTREMEEEGLGPLGFLSTDYALLVWSLDPLRDPPPLLDRARLRAGLGDWLGGNAVMKRTFRNVATVAGLIQRNMPGQRKTGRQATFSSDILYDTLRKYDPGHLLLRITGEEAGRGLVDFGRIEEMLDRSPRREHRMLDRVSPMAAPLLLEVGRVPIRGEGRERLAQIEAEALMAEAGLEGIA comes from the coding sequence GTGATCCTGCCGGCCGCGTTCCAGGACTGGTTCGCCCGCCAGGGCTGGCAGCCGCATCCGCATCAGCTGGCGCTGCTGGCCGCCGAGGGGGACAGCCTGCTGATCGCGCCGACCGGCGGCGGCAAGACGCTGGCGGGGTTCCTGCCCTCGCTGGTGGAGCTGGCGCAGGCGGCGCGGCCGGATGGGTATTTGGAAAACAGAGAAGGCCGAAAGGGCCTGCATACGCTCTATGTCTCGCCGCTGAAGGCGCTGACCGCCGATATCGGCCGCAACCTGGCGCGGCCGGTGGCGGAGCTGGGGCTGGGGGTGCGGGTCGAGGACCGGACGGGCGATACCGGCCAGAGCCAGCGCCGCCGCCAGCGCATCGATCCGCCCGAGATCCTGCTGACCACGCCCGAGAGCCTGGCGCTGATGCTGAGCTATCCCGAGGCGCCGGCGATCTTCGGCGGCTTGCGCCGGGTGGTCCTGGATGAATTGCATGCCTTGGCGGAAAGCAAGCGCGGCGACCAGCTGATGCTGGGGCTGGCCCGGCTGCGGCGGCTTGCGCCCGGGTTGCGGGTGGCGGGACTGTCGGCGACGGTCGAGGATCCGCAGGCTTTGGCGGGATTCATGGCGGGCGCGCAGCCGGTGACGGTGGTCGAGGCCGATCCCGGCCCCGATCCCGACATCGCCATGCTGCCCACCGCCCGGCCCGCGCCCTGGTCGGGCGGCGGCGGGCATCATGCCATCCCCGAGGTGCTGGCGGCGATCCGCGAGGCCCGCACCACCATCATCTTTATCAACACCCGCGCCCAGGCCGAGCTGTTCTTCCAGGCGCTCTGGGCCCAGAATGACGAGAACCTGCCCATCGGCTTGCACCATGGCAGTCTGGCGCGCGAGCAGCGGGCCCGGGTCGAGGCGGCCATGGCGGCGGGCGAGTTGCGCGCCGTGGTCGCGACCGGCAGCCTGGACCTGGGCATCGACTGGGGCGCCGTCGATCTGGTGATCCAGGTCGGCGCGCCCAAGAACGTCAAGCGGCTGGTGCAGCGCATCGGCCGGGCGAACCACCGCTATAACGCGCCCTCGAAGGCGCGGATCGTGCCGGCGAACCGCTTCGAGCAGATCGAATGCGTCGCGGCGCTGGAGGCGGTGCGCGAACGCGACCTCGATGGCGATCCGCGCGGACCGGGGCCGTTGGACGTGCTGTGCCAGCATATCGGGCTTACCGCCTGCGCTGCGCCCTTCGACGCCGATGCGCTTTATGCCGAGGTGGTGACGGCCGGCCCCTATCGCGGCCTGACGCGGCCGGATTTCGATGCCTGCCTGGATTTCGCCGCGACCGGAGGCTATGCCTTGCGTGCCTATGACCGCTGGCAGCGGCTGATGCTGCGGGACGGGTTGTGGCAGCTGCGCGACCCGCGGGCGGCGAAGCTGCTGCGGATGAATGTCGGCACCATCGTAGAGGCCGAGATGGTGAAGGTCCGGCTGCGCGGCCGCGGCGGCGTGCCGCTGGGCGAGGTCGAGGAGGGCTTCGCCGCCAGCCTGACCCCCGGCGACAGCTTCCTGATCGGCGGCCGGGTGGTGCGCATGGACGCGATGCGCGAGATGGTGATCGAGGTCACGCCAGATCCCACCCGGCAGCCCAAGATCGCGGTCTATTCCGGCGTCAAGCTGGCCATGTCCACGCAGCTTTCGCATCGCGTGCTGGCGCTGATCGGCGATCCGGCGCGGCATGGGGCCTTGCCGGAGCAGACCCGCGACTGGCTGGATCTGCAGGCCCGGGTCTCGGCCCTGCCCGAGCCGGGGCTGCTGCTGTCGGAAAGCTTTCCCCATGCCGGGCTGTGGCATTTCGCGCTTTACGGTTTCGCCGGCCGCAATGCCCTGCAGACGCTGGGCCTGCTGCTGACCCGCGAGATGGAGGAGGAGGGGCTGGGTCCCCTGGGTTTCCTGTCCACCGATTACGCGCTGCTGGTCTGGTCGCTGGATCCGCTGCGCGATCCGCCGCCGCTGCTGGATCGGGCGCGGCTGCGGGCGGGCCTGGGCGACTGGCTGGGCGGAAATGCGGTGATGAAGCGCACCTTCCGCAATGTCGCCACCGTCGCCGGGCTGATCCAGCGCAACATGCCCGGGCAGCGGAAAACCGGGCGGCAGGCGACGTTTTCCAGCGACATCCTTTACGACACCTTGCGCAAATACGATCCCGGCCACCTGCTGCTGCGCATCACCGGCGAGGAGGCCGGGCGGGGCCTTGTCGATTTCGGCCGGATCGAGGAAATGCTGGACCGCTCGCCCCGGCGCGAGCATCGGATGCTCGACCGGGTCTCGCCCATGGCCGCGCCCTTGCTGCTGGAGGTCGGCCGGGTGCCGATCCGCGGCGAGGGGCGCGAGCGGCTGGCGCAGATCGAGGCCGAGGCGCTGATGGCCGAGGCCGGGCTGGAAGGGATCGCATGA
- a CDS encoding cisplatin damage response ATP-dependent DNA ligase — translation MKAFAALLERLAFTPARNAKLQLLQHYLERTPDPDRGWALAALTGDLELRRVTPSLLRGLAAERVDDQLLALSYDFVGDLAETIALIWPEGAEDDPSLSQAVALLQGTGKAALPGAIAAMLDRLGPSERLAFLKLATGNLRVGVSARMARMALAGMGAPSVPEIEEIWHGLAPPYGPLFGWLGGGTRPDSAALAPFRPVMLSTPTDLDELRALDPGAYFAEWKWDGIRVQAVSEGGMRRLYSRTGEDISHAFPDVVEAMEFEGSADGELIVRREGEVAPFGELQKRLNRKTVGKGLLSSHPAGLRLYDLLLWEGRDLRAEPLEMRRAVLEAVDFGTRIDISPLLDFATWEDLAALRADPPAAVIEGVMIKRRDSAYVAGRPRGPWFKWKRDPMVVDAVLIYAQRGHGKRSGFHSDFTFGLWDGGELVPVGKAYFGFTDVELRELDRFVRQNTVERYGPVRALAPKLVVEVAFEGLNRSTRHRSGVAMRFPRISRIRWDKPAAEADHLETLEAML, via the coding sequence ATGAAGGCCTTTGCCGCCCTGCTGGAACGGCTGGCCTTCACGCCGGCGCGCAATGCCAAGCTGCAGCTTTTGCAGCACTATCTGGAACGCACGCCGGACCCGGATCGCGGCTGGGCCCTGGCGGCGCTGACCGGCGATCTGGAACTGCGCCGGGTCACGCCCTCGCTTCTGCGCGGGCTGGCGGCCGAGCGGGTCGACGACCAGCTTCTGGCGCTGAGCTATGATTTTGTCGGCGACCTGGCCGAGACCATCGCGCTGATCTGGCCCGAGGGGGCCGAGGATGATCCTTCGCTGTCCCAGGCGGTGGCGCTGCTGCAGGGCACCGGCAAGGCGGCGCTGCCCGGCGCCATTGCCGCGATGCTGGACCGGCTGGGCCCGTCCGAGCGGCTGGCCTTCCTGAAGCTCGCCACCGGCAACCTGCGCGTCGGCGTCTCGGCCCGCATGGCGCGGATGGCGCTGGCGGGGATGGGCGCGCCCTCGGTCCCCGAGATCGAGGAGATCTGGCACGGGCTCGCGCCGCCCTATGGGCCGCTGTTCGGCTGGCTGGGCGGCGGGACGCGGCCGGACAGCGCGGCGCTGGCGCCGTTCCGCCCGGTGATGCTGTCCACGCCGACCGATCTGGACGAGCTGCGCGCGCTGGACCCCGGCGCGTATTTCGCGGAATGGAAATGGGATGGCATCCGCGTGCAGGCGGTCAGCGAAGGCGGCATGCGGCGGCTGTATTCCCGCACCGGCGAGGACATCTCGCATGCCTTTCCCGACGTCGTCGAGGCGATGGAGTTCGAGGGCAGCGCCGATGGCGAGCTGATCGTGCGCCGCGAGGGCGAGGTCGCGCCCTTCGGCGAGCTGCAGAAGCGGCTGAACCGCAAGACCGTCGGCAAGGGCCTGCTGTCCAGCCATCCGGCGGGTTTGCGGCTTTACGACCTGCTGCTGTGGGAGGGCCGCGACCTGCGCGCCGAGCCGCTGGAGATGCGCCGCGCGGTGCTGGAGGCGGTGGATTTCGGCACCCGCATCGACATCTCGCCGCTGCTGGATTTCGCCACCTGGGAGGATCTGGCCGCGCTGCGTGCCGATCCGCCCGCGGCGGTGATCGAGGGGGTGATGATCAAGCGCCGCGACAGCGCCTATGTCGCCGGCCGGCCGCGCGGGCCCTGGTTCAAGTGGAAGCGCGACCCGATGGTGGTCGATGCGGTGCTGATCTATGCGCAGCGGGGCCATGGCAAGCGTTCGGGCTTTCATTCCGATTTCACCTTCGGCCTGTGGGATGGCGGCGAGCTGGTGCCGGTCGGCAAGGCCTATTTCGGCTTTACCGATGTCGAGCTGCGCGAGCTGGACCGTTTCGTGCGCCAGAACACCGTCGAGCGTTACGGGCCCGTCCGGGCGCTGGCGCCGAAGCTGGTGGTCGAGGTGGCCTTCGAGGGGCTGAACCGCTCGACCCGGCACCGTTCGGGCGTGGCAATGCGCTTTCCCCGCATCAGCCGCATCCGCTGGGACAAGCCGGCAGCCGAGGCGGACCACTTGGAAACGCTCGAGGCGATGCTGTGA
- a CDS encoding ligase-associated DNA damage response exonuclease, whose product MRADSILFPTEAGLFCPEGGFHIDPLKPVERALITHGHSDHARFGHGAVMATAETLEIMRLRMGDGFAGSVQVAEGETRIGGVTVGFHPAGHVLGSSQIAVEAGGCRIVVSGDYARQPNPTCAPFQPVPCDVFVTEATFGLPVFRFPDPATQVEKLLSSMAEFPDRPHLVGAYALGKAQHVIALMREAGYDAPIAIHGALKVLCDFYAARGVDLGALVPATAEDVAAQLVIAPPSAFASPWVQRFRDPVIGFASGWMAVRARARQRGVELPLVVSDHVDWPALTATLAELAPAEVWVTHGAEDGVIRWCELAQIPARPLRLVGYEDEAE is encoded by the coding sequence ATGCGCGCCGATTCCATCCTGTTCCCGACCGAAGCCGGCCTTTTCTGCCCAGAAGGCGGCTTTCATATCGACCCGCTGAAGCCGGTCGAGCGCGCGCTGATCACGCACGGCCATTCCGACCATGCCCGCTTCGGCCATGGCGCGGTCATGGCCACGGCCGAAACGCTGGAGATCATGCGGCTGCGCATGGGCGACGGCTTCGCGGGCTCGGTCCAGGTGGCTGAAGGGGAAACCCGCATCGGCGGCGTCACCGTGGGATTCCACCCGGCCGGGCATGTGCTGGGCTCAAGCCAGATCGCCGTCGAGGCGGGGGGCTGCCGCATCGTCGTCTCGGGCGATTACGCGCGCCAGCCGAACCCGACCTGCGCGCCCTTCCAGCCGGTGCCCTGCGACGTCTTCGTGACCGAGGCGACCTTCGGCTTGCCGGTGTTCCGCTTTCCCGACCCGGCGACGCAGGTGGAAAAGCTGCTCTCCAGCATGGCCGAGTTTCCCGACCGCCCGCATCTGGTCGGCGCCTATGCGCTGGGCAAGGCGCAGCATGTCATCGCCCTGATGCGAGAGGCCGGCTATGACGCGCCCATCGCCATCCATGGCGCGTTGAAGGTGCTGTGCGATTTCTATGCGGCCCGCGGCGTCGATCTGGGCGCACTGGTGCCGGCCACCGCCGAGGATGTGGCAGCGCAGCTGGTGATCGCGCCGCCCTCGGCCTTCGCCAGTCCCTGGGTGCAGCGGTTCCGCGACCCGGTGATCGGCTTCGCCTCGGGCTGGATGGCGGTGCGGGCGCGGGCGCGGCAGCGCGGGGTGGAACTGCCCCTGGTCGTCAGCGATCATGTGGACTGGCCGGCGCTGACCGCGACGCTGGCGGAACTGGCGCCCGCCGAGGTCTGGGTCACGCATGGCGCCGAGGACGGCGTGATCCGCTGGTGCGAGCTGGCGCAGATCCCCGCCCGGCCGCTGCGGCTGGTGGGTTACGAGGACGAGGCGGAATGA
- a CDS encoding Lrp/AsnC family transcriptional regulator — MNDKTFLIDEIDNRLLALLQRDASLSQRELAERVGLSQNACWRRLQRLTEAGVLQGSRAVIDAAALGLGLTVFIMIRTRHHDDAWARRFRARIESLPQITEFHRIGGEWDYMAKAVVGGMAGYDALYKQLIADMDLERVTGVFSMETIFEGRPLSPA; from the coding sequence ATGAACGATAAAACTTTCTTGATTGATGAAATCGACAACCGCCTGCTGGCGCTGCTGCAGCGCGATGCCAGCCTGTCGCAACGCGAGCTGGCCGAGCGGGTGGGCCTGTCGCAGAACGCCTGCTGGCGGCGCTTGCAGCGGCTGACCGAGGCCGGGGTGCTGCAAGGCAGCCGCGCGGTCATCGACGCCGCGGCGCTGGGGCTGGGGCTGACGGTGTTCATCATGATCCGCACCCGCCATCACGACGACGCCTGGGCGCGGCGCTTTCGCGCCCGGATCGAGTCGCTGCCGCAGATCACCGAGTTCCACCGCATCGGCGGCGAATGGGACTACATGGCCAAGGCGGTGGTGGGCGGCATGGCGGGCTATGACGCGCTTTACAAGCAACTGATCGCCGACATGGATCTGGAACGCGTCACCGGCGTTTTCTCGATGGAGACGATCTTCGAGGGCCGGCCGCTGTCCCCGGCTTGA
- a CDS encoding aminotransferase class V-fold PLP-dependent enzyme codes for MKTRNPMPPFDSYLARLGNDPMQVIHDGVIGRDAVIDGPFGPRRMIYADYIASGRALRPIEDWVMENVLPWYANSHTEASHCGGTMTRMRRAAREAIGAITHAGAEHAVIFTGAGATQGINRLVHLLGAGPGTTVLIGPYEHHSNILPWRESGAEVVTIPEAATGGPDLAALQQALVRAEGPVIGSFSAASNVTGTLTDVAEVTRLLKAAGAKVVWDHAGGAPYLPIDMRLGMDAVVISPHKFIGGPGASGVLILRREAVIADRPSLPGGGTVRFVSPESHDYALSLEAREEGGTPNVIGDIRAALVFLTKAAVGQDAIDARNAEWLALGMARLRNHPRIELLGNPDAPRLPFFSFRIRDGRGGFVHQQLATRMLSDLYGVQARGGCACAGPYVHHLLGLGPEDSARLRAAILAGDEIEKPGFVRLNLCWAAPLAEIEAILDAVCDLAERAPDHLAHYRCDRATAIFTPVAAE; via the coding sequence ATGAAGACGAGGAACCCGATGCCGCCTTTCGACAGCTACCTCGCCCGGCTGGGCAACGATCCGATGCAGGTGATCCATGACGGCGTGATCGGCCGCGACGCGGTGATCGACGGCCCTTTCGGGCCGCGGCGGATGATCTATGCCGATTACATCGCCTCGGGCCGGGCGCTGCGGCCCATCGAGGACTGGGTGATGGAAAACGTCCTGCCCTGGTATGCCAACAGCCATACCGAGGCCAGCCATTGCGGCGGCACCATGACCCGGATGCGCCGCGCCGCACGCGAGGCGATCGGCGCGATCACCCATGCCGGGGCAGAGCATGCGGTGATCTTCACCGGCGCGGGCGCAACGCAGGGCATCAACCGGCTGGTGCACCTGCTGGGCGCGGGGCCCGGCACGACGGTGCTGATCGGACCTTACGAGCATCACTCGAACATCCTGCCCTGGCGCGAAAGCGGCGCCGAGGTCGTGACCATCCCCGAAGCCGCCACCGGCGGGCCGGATCTGGCGGCTTTGCAGCAGGCGCTGGTGCGGGCCGAGGGGCCGGTGATCGGCAGCTTCTCGGCCGCCTCGAATGTCACCGGCACGCTGACCGACGTGGCAGAGGTGACGCGCTTGCTGAAGGCGGCTGGGGCCAAGGTGGTCTGGGACCATGCCGGCGGCGCGCCCTATCTGCCCATCGACATGCGGCTGGGCATGGATGCGGTGGTGATCTCGCCGCACAAGTTCATCGGCGGGCCGGGCGCCTCGGGCGTCCTGATCCTGCGCCGCGAGGCGGTGATCGCCGACCGCCCCAGCCTGCCCGGCGGCGGCACGGTGCGTTTCGTATCGCCCGAGAGCCACGACTATGCCCTGTCGCTGGAGGCGCGCGAGGAAGGCGGCACCCCGAACGTGATCGGCGACATCCGCGCCGCGCTGGTCTTCCTGACCAAGGCCGCCGTGGGTCAGGACGCCATCGACGCGCGCAATGCCGAATGGCTGGCGCTGGGGATGGCGCGGCTAAGGAACCATCCGAGGATCGAGCTGCTGGGCAATCCGGACGCGCCGCGCCTGCCCTTCTTCAGCTTCCGCATCCGCGACGGGCGGGGCGGCTTTGTCCATCAGCAATTGGCGACGCGGATGCTGTCGGACCTTTACGGCGTGCAGGCGCGCGGCGGTTGCGCCTGCGCCGGGCCTTACGTCCATCACCTGCTGGGGCTGGGCCCCGAGGATTCGGCCCGGCTGCGCGCCGCCATCCTGGCCGGGGACGAGATCGAGAAGCCCGGTTTCGTGCGGCTGAACCTGTGCTGGGCCGCCCCGCTTGCCGAAATCGAGGCGATCCTGGACGCCGTCTGCGACCTGGCCGAACGCGCGCCGGATCACCTGGCGCATTACCGCTGCGACCGCGCCACGGCGATCTTCACCCCGGTGGCGGCGGAGTAG